One genomic window of Muntiacus reevesi chromosome 4, mMunRee1.1, whole genome shotgun sequence includes the following:
- the SMUG1 gene encoding single-strand selective monofunctional uracil DNA glycosylase isoform X1, translating into MLRCPEEGQLSQRENLSFIWKGRNGSKGPGQPGPLPLDSWGCWGLSICFPGDGGMAVPQPFPSGPHLQPAGALMEPQPSPRSLAEGFLQEELRLNDELRQLQFSELVGIIYNPVEYAWEPHRSYVTRYCQGPKQVLFLGMNPGPFGMAQTGVPFGEVSVVRDWLGLGGPVRTPPQEHPKRPVLGLECPQSEVSGARFWGFFRNLCGQPEVFFRHCFVHNLCPLLLLAPSGRNITPAELPAKQREQLLGVCDAALCRQVQLLGVRLVVGVGRLAEQRARRALAGLMPEVQVEGLLHPSPRSPQANKGWEAVAKERLNELGLLPLLTS; encoded by the exons ATGCTGCGGTGTCCTGAAGAGGGACAACTTTCCCAGAGGGAGAATTTGAGCTTCATCTGGAAGGGCAG GAATGGTAGTAAGGGCCCTGGTCAGCCTGGACCCCTCCCACTCGACAGCTGGGGCTGTTGGGGCCTGTCCATCTGTTTTCCAGGTGACGGTGGCATGGCTGTGCCCCAGCCTTTCCCATCGGGGCCCCACCTCCAGCCTGCAGGTGCCCTGATGGAGCCCCAGCCCTCCCCTCGAAGCCTGGCCGAGGGCTTCCTGCAGGAGGAGCTTCGGCTTAACGATGAGCTGAGGCAGCTGCAGTTTTCCGAGCTCGTGGGCATCATCTACAACCCTGTGGAGTACGCGTGGGAGCCACATCGCAGCTACGTGACCCGCTACTGCCAGGGCCCCAAGCAAGTGCTCTTCTTGGGCATGAACCCAGGACCCTTTGGCATGGCCCAGACGGGG GTGCCCTTTGGGGAAGTGAGTGTAGTCCGGGACTGGTTGGGCCTCGGGGGACCTGTGCGGACCCCTCCCCAGGAGCACCCCAAGCGACCAGTGCTGGGACTGGAGTGCCCTCAGTCCGAGGTGAGCGGTGCCCGGTTCTGGGGCTTTTTCCGGAACCTCTGTGGACAGCCCGAGGTCTTCTTCCGTCACTGTTTCGTCCACAACCTGTGTCCATTGCTCCTTCTGGCTCCCAGTGGGCGCAACATCACCCCCGCCGAGCTGCCAGCCAAGCAGCGCGAGCAGCTCCTGGGGGTGTGTGACGCGGCCCTGTGCCGGCAGGTGCAGCTGCTGGGGGTGCGGCTGGTGGTGGGCGTGGGCCGCCTGGCTGAGCAGCGGGCGCGGCGGGCTCTGGCCGGTTTGATGCCCGAGGTCCAGGTGGAGGGGCTCCTGCACCCCTCCCCTCGCAGCCCACAGGCCAACAAGGGCTGGGAGGCGGTGGCCAAGGAGAGACTGAACGAGCTGGGCCTCTTGCCGCTATTGACCAGTTGA
- the SMUG1 gene encoding single-strand selective monofunctional uracil DNA glycosylase isoform X2, producing the protein MAVPQPFPSGPHLQPAGALMEPQPSPRSLAEGFLQEELRLNDELRQLQFSELVGIIYNPVEYAWEPHRSYVTRYCQGPKQVLFLGMNPGPFGMAQTGVPFGEVSVVRDWLGLGGPVRTPPQEHPKRPVLGLECPQSEVSGARFWGFFRNLCGQPEVFFRHCFVHNLCPLLLLAPSGRNITPAELPAKQREQLLGVCDAALCRQVQLLGVRLVVGVGRLAEQRARRALAGLMPEVQVEGLLHPSPRSPQANKGWEAVAKERLNELGLLPLLTS; encoded by the exons ATGGCTGTGCCCCAGCCTTTCCCATCGGGGCCCCACCTCCAGCCTGCAGGTGCCCTGATGGAGCCCCAGCCCTCCCCTCGAAGCCTGGCCGAGGGCTTCCTGCAGGAGGAGCTTCGGCTTAACGATGAGCTGAGGCAGCTGCAGTTTTCCGAGCTCGTGGGCATCATCTACAACCCTGTGGAGTACGCGTGGGAGCCACATCGCAGCTACGTGACCCGCTACTGCCAGGGCCCCAAGCAAGTGCTCTTCTTGGGCATGAACCCAGGACCCTTTGGCATGGCCCAGACGGGG GTGCCCTTTGGGGAAGTGAGTGTAGTCCGGGACTGGTTGGGCCTCGGGGGACCTGTGCGGACCCCTCCCCAGGAGCACCCCAAGCGACCAGTGCTGGGACTGGAGTGCCCTCAGTCCGAGGTGAGCGGTGCCCGGTTCTGGGGCTTTTTCCGGAACCTCTGTGGACAGCCCGAGGTCTTCTTCCGTCACTGTTTCGTCCACAACCTGTGTCCATTGCTCCTTCTGGCTCCCAGTGGGCGCAACATCACCCCCGCCGAGCTGCCAGCCAAGCAGCGCGAGCAGCTCCTGGGGGTGTGTGACGCGGCCCTGTGCCGGCAGGTGCAGCTGCTGGGGGTGCGGCTGGTGGTGGGCGTGGGCCGCCTGGCTGAGCAGCGGGCGCGGCGGGCTCTGGCCGGTTTGATGCCCGAGGTCCAGGTGGAGGGGCTCCTGCACCCCTCCCCTCGCAGCCCACAGGCCAACAAGGGCTGGGAGGCGGTGGCCAAGGAGAGACTGAACGAGCTGGGCCTCTTGCCGCTATTGACCAGTTGA
- the SMUG1 gene encoding single-strand selective monofunctional uracil DNA glycosylase isoform X3, which produces MEPQPSPRSLAEGFLQEELRLNDELRQLQFSELVGIIYNPVEYAWEPHRSYVTRYCQGPKQVLFLGMNPGPFGMAQTGVPFGEVSVVRDWLGLGGPVRTPPQEHPKRPVLGLECPQSEVSGARFWGFFRNLCGQPEVFFRHCFVHNLCPLLLLAPSGRNITPAELPAKQREQLLGVCDAALCRQVQLLGVRLVVGVGRLAEQRARRALAGLMPEVQVEGLLHPSPRSPQANKGWEAVAKERLNELGLLPLLTS; this is translated from the exons ATGGAGCCCCAGCCCTCCCCTCGAAGCCTGGCCGAGGGCTTCCTGCAGGAGGAGCTTCGGCTTAACGATGAGCTGAGGCAGCTGCAGTTTTCCGAGCTCGTGGGCATCATCTACAACCCTGTGGAGTACGCGTGGGAGCCACATCGCAGCTACGTGACCCGCTACTGCCAGGGCCCCAAGCAAGTGCTCTTCTTGGGCATGAACCCAGGACCCTTTGGCATGGCCCAGACGGGG GTGCCCTTTGGGGAAGTGAGTGTAGTCCGGGACTGGTTGGGCCTCGGGGGACCTGTGCGGACCCCTCCCCAGGAGCACCCCAAGCGACCAGTGCTGGGACTGGAGTGCCCTCAGTCCGAGGTGAGCGGTGCCCGGTTCTGGGGCTTTTTCCGGAACCTCTGTGGACAGCCCGAGGTCTTCTTCCGTCACTGTTTCGTCCACAACCTGTGTCCATTGCTCCTTCTGGCTCCCAGTGGGCGCAACATCACCCCCGCCGAGCTGCCAGCCAAGCAGCGCGAGCAGCTCCTGGGGGTGTGTGACGCGGCCCTGTGCCGGCAGGTGCAGCTGCTGGGGGTGCGGCTGGTGGTGGGCGTGGGCCGCCTGGCTGAGCAGCGGGCGCGGCGGGCTCTGGCCGGTTTGATGCCCGAGGTCCAGGTGGAGGGGCTCCTGCACCCCTCCCCTCGCAGCCCACAGGCCAACAAGGGCTGGGAGGCGGTGGCCAAGGAGAGACTGAACGAGCTGGGCCTCTTGCCGCTATTGACCAGTTGA